The window TCCGTATAACGTTCTTCATTCTCATGCAGCAGGCGGAGCAGGCCTACAAGTGTCTGATGCAGGTCACGCTGCTCGTCTTCCTCAAGTCCGTCAAAAATCTCCTGCGCCAGAACACCGACGTACACCCCGTGAATGCTCTCATCGCGCAGAATCAGATCGATGATCTCACCGCTGCAGGTCATTTTGCCCTGGCCGGCCAGATACAGCGGGTAGAAGAAGCCGCTGTAGAACAAGTAGCTCTCCAGCAGCACGGAGGCTGCCATAGCGAGGTACAAGTCTTTAGGCGAATCAATGTTTTTATAATACTGAGAGATGGTCTCCGCCTTAAACTGCAGGTGCGGATTCTCCTCCACCCAGCGGAATACCCCGTCAATTTCTTCCGTAGAAGCGAGGGTGGTAAAAATACTGCTGTACGACTTGGCATGAATCTGTTCCATCATGCCCATGAAGCCCAGCACAGCCTTGCGCTGCAGGCCATCGACATGCTCCATAATCTGCGGCATGCCGACACCGCCCTGAATCGTGTCGAGCAGCGTCAGGCCGCCCAGCACCTTCATATAGGAGTCCTTTTCCTGCTCACTGAGTGTGAGCCAGGACATTTTGTCATCGGATAAGGGGATTTCATCATCCGTCCAGAATTGCATAATGTTTTGGTTCCAGAACATCAATGAGAAATCGTCGTCAGGACGGTTCCAGTTAACGGCTTGGATAGCGCTCATAATCTTGCAATCTCCTTTTCTGCGGCCAGAGCCTTCCTTGTTAGATCGAGCAGGTGAGGCACTCCTCGACGGACAGCTTCTTGGTCCGGGTGTAATACAGCGACTTCAGGCCTTTATGGGCAGCGTACAGGTAGGAGCGGGCCAGTTCCCGAGTAGATACATCGCTGTTAACATGCAGAACCGTCGAGATACCCTGATCTATGTGCGGCTGAATCTCCGCGATCAGGTCAATCACCTTGAACTGGTCCATCTGGTAAGCCGATTTATAGAAGAACACATTATCCGGCCGCAGGTAGGGCATCGGATAGTACGTAGTTGAATTGGCATAAGTCCGTGTTTCGATCTGCTCTACAATCGGCATCACGCTGGAAGTGGCATTCTGAATGTAGGAAATGCTCGCTGTCGGTGCAATCGCTAACCGGTAAGCATGGTAGAGGCCGTTTTCCTTTACCTTATCCCGCAATTGTTCCCAGTCAGCAGGCGAAGGGATGTACATATCCCCGAACAGCTCCTGCACTCTTGGTGTAACCGGACGGTAATCCGTAGTCAGATAACGTTCGAAATAAGCTCCAGTCGCATAATCGGATGCCTCAAACCCCTGGAAAGAGCGGCCGGTTTCCGCAGCAATCTCCATGCTCTTTTCCAGTGAATGATAGTTCATGGTCATGAAGAAGGTCCGGGCAAAATCACGGGCCTGTTCGCTTTCATAAGCGATATTGTTCTTAGCCAGATAACCGTGGAGATTCATGACGCCAAGGCCGACAGAGTGCATTTCCTTGTTAGCTTTGGCTACGCCAGGGGCGTTGGAGACGCTGGTCATATCGCTGACGGCGGTGAGGGCGATCATGCCTTCATGCACGGATTCACGGATTTTGCCATGCTCCATAACGTTAACAATGTTAAGGGAAGCCAGATTGCAGCTTACATCACGGCGGATCGTATCCTCTTGCCCGTAATCGTTAATCTCCGAGGTTTCCTGCAGCTGGAAGATTTCCGTACAGAGGTTCGACATCTTGATCTGGCCGACATTTTTCAGGGCATGCGCTTCATTGGCGTTGCTCTTGTTCATAATATACGGATAGCCGGATTCCAGCTGGATCATGGCGATTTTGGTCAGCATATCCCGTGCATTCATTGCCTTCTTCTTCTTCACACGCGGATCAGCCAGCAGCTTATCGTACATCTCATCCAGATCCATATCATCAAGATGAGTCCCGTAAGCCTTGTATACAGTGTATGGGGCAAAGACATGCAGCGGTTCATTATCCTTAGCAAGCTGGTAGAAGCGGTTCGGTATGATCAGGCCGATGGAGAGGGTTTTAAGTCTTGTTTTCTCGTCGGCGTTAATTTTCTTGCTGTCGAGGAATTCCAGAACATCCCAGCCGAAAATATTGTAGTAGGCTGCTCCGGAGCCTTTACGCTGACCCATCTGATCGGCATAAGAGAAGCCGTCTTCCATCAGCTTGAGCACCGGCATAATGCCCTTAGCCGCATCCTCGACTCCCTTGATCGTCTCCCCGCGCGAGCGGAGCTTGGACAGGTTGACGGCTACACCGCCGCCGATTTTGGACAGCTGCATGCAGGTATTCAGTACATAGTTAATGGAATTAAGCGAATCGTCCATCTCGATAAGGAAGCAGGAGACGAGCTCGCCGCGCCGGCTTTTACCGGCATTCAGGAAGGTGGGCGTTGCCGGCTGCAGACGCTGTTCCATCATCGAGCGGGCTAGTGTACCGGCGGTCTCAACATTGCCGCGTCCCAGGTGAAGTGCGACTGCCGCCACACGGTCCGGATAATGCTCCAGATATTGCTTGCGGTCATTGCTTTTTACAGCATAGTCCGTATAGAACTTCGAAGCTGCCATATAAGAGGGGAACGTAAAGTTGTAGCTGTGGGTAATCCGGTAGACTTCCTCAATCTCAGCCACGCTGTACTGTAAGTAAAAGTTCTCATAGAAATCCTGTTCGATCATGTAGTCAACCTTGGCTTTGGTATCTGCAAACACCAGGCTCCGCCGCTCCACCTCCCGCATGAATTCGACTACCGCCTCAAGGTCTTTATTTAATTGAAAGAAGCCGCTCTCGTCCCGCTTCATCAACATGTTGTTCAGTTCAATATGCCGCAACCCGGCTCACCTCCTGTTTAATCCGTTCCACATCGCCAAATGTGCCGGATAATTCAAATTTCCCAATGACTGGCACATTGTACCGGTCTGCAATCAAATCCGCGCTATGGGCGAACAGCTCGCCCCAGTTCTTATTGCCGCTGGCAGCGATGCCTTTCAGATTGCTGTAATTATTTCTCAAAAAAGCAGACACCTTCTCTGGAATCTGTCCAAAACCGGTGGTGTATGTAATTAGTACATAAGGCTCATCTATAGTCATATGCTCCTCGATCTGCACAGCCGGCAGCTTAAGCTTGCTGATGAACCGTTTGACGTTTCCCGTTTTTGAATCGTATGCGACCAGCATCGTGTCAGTCCTCCTGTAAATATTGTTGCAAATTTTAATAGGATAGTAACCTGGAACCATTGCCAGATGTGCTGAAAATGATTATCACACTATATTTAGTGTGCGTTTCTTATTTTAATCACTATATGTTGGAAAGTCAATATAAGTGCTACAGGATTTTCCTCTTAGAAAAGGTCTGATAAGGGTGTGGGCAGAGCGGATTGCTATAAATAAAGAGGAGTAGATGCACGCCAAAGAGATCGGATTTTTGTAACTTTGGTTAATAATAGGTAGACGATTGGATAACCTATTCCCATAACTCTGAAGAAACGAGGCGATAAGCATGTCAACGATGAACAATAATCATCAGGAAGCGGTTGAGACTGTAAGAGAACTTATCAAAGGGATCGATACGGCAATGTTCACGACGATTTCGCCAGAAGGTCTGGTATCCCGTCCAATGAAGACTCAGGAGGTTGAATTCGATGGAGACTTATGGTTCCTGACGAAAAAAGATACCAGCAAGTTCGGTGAAGTTCTTCATGATCCGAGAGTGAATGTCGTATACGCCGGTAAATCCTATGTATCTATCCGCGGAACAGCGAGAATCGTACAGGATCTGGAGAAGAAAAAAGAATTCTGGAATGCGGGCTATGATGCTTTTTTGAAGACCAGCTATGATGATCCGAATGTGATTCTGATTCAGGTTCACGCCGAAGCGGCAGAATACTGGAAGAGCGGTAACCTGGCTGAAAAGGCTTCCTACCTGTTTAAACGGTTAACGAATCAGGATACGGAAGAGTCCAATCTGAACCAGACCATCGAATTAAAGTAGGCGTACGTATCCATATCAGGCAACAATCAGATACTTGATTCTTTACTATATTCAGACACAAAGATGCCCCCGCACTGCGGCAGAGGGCATCTTTGTGTGTGAGTATCTGTTATTTCTGTTCCATTCCGGTTCTAAAGTGTCTGTAGAAAGCACGAATGTCCTCAGCCAGAAGTTCCGGTTCTTCCATAGCGGTAAAATGCCCGCCTCGAGGCAATGAGGTCCAGCGGGTAATATTCAAATTGCGCATAGCCCAATCTTTGGGCGGTGTTAAGACATCCGCAGGTAAAATGGCAATGCCTGTCGGTACCTCTATCCGGCCAAGTGCCGGCAATGAATGCGTATTCTCATAATACATATGTGCTGTTGAGCCTATCGTATTAGTAATCCAATAGATCATTATATTGGTGAGCAGTTCATCTTCACTAAAGCTGTTCCGGAGGTCACCCTTACAGTCGCTCCACGCACGGAATTTTTCAATAATCCAGCCGGCGAGTCCTACTGGTGAGTCGGAAAGTCCGTACGCAAGGGTCTGAGGTTTGGTCGATTGAAGGGTCATATAGCCCCCCTCCCGGGATATCCATTCCTGAGCACTTCGTTTATATTGCAGTTCTTCCTCAGAAAGCTCTGCCTGATCATTGGGATTCATAAGGCCTTTAATAATACCGATATCGGTGAGATGGATGCCAAATAGAAGCTCCGGATGGTTCGATGCCAAGTATCGGGTCACTCCGGAACCGATATCCCCGCCTGCAGCAGCGAATTTTCTGTAGCCGAGCTCCTCAGTCATTAGTTTGGCCCATACCTCAGAAACACGGAAATTGTTGATCCCGCGATAGTCCGGGCTGCTGGAGAAGCCAAATCCGGGCAATGAAGGGACTATTACATCGAAAGAGTCCTCAGGATCACCCCCGTAACGGGCCGGATCCGTAAGCATAGGGATAATCTTCTGGTACCGCAAATAACTGTCTGGCCATCCGTGAGTTAGGATGATCGGCAAAGGGCTTGGTCCTTTCCCGCGCTCGTGGACGAAATGTACATCTATCCCATCGACATTACTGCGAAACTGTGAAAAGCTGTTGAGCTTAGCTTCTTGTTCACGCCAGTCATATTGCTCCTGCCAATATGTAACGAGTGATTGCAGATAGCTTAAATCAGTACCATGTTCCCATCCGGTTGGTCCTAACGGCTCCGGCCAGCGTACATGTTTCAGCCTGTACTTCAGATCATCAAGTACTTCATCAGGTACCCGGATTTGAAAACTTTCAACAGTCATTATGCTTCCTCCTTAACCCTATCCTTTTTGGTGTCTATCAAAGCTGATTAGGCAACTCCATACTTAAATGCCAATTTAGATCAGCGCTAAACGCGCGATCCTTTTATATTATAGGAAATATTATGCATTTCGCCAAGATCAGGTTCTACGGGTAAGCTCGATGAACTTGCTGGCTGCAGTCGTCAGCGGCATATACCGCATCGTCATCATCCCCACCTGGGCAGGAGGAAGCTGTACATCCAGCTTGATCTCAAAGAGCGAGCCCTCTTCCAGCTCCTTGGATACGAATTCCCGGGTTACGAAGGAAATCCCGAGGCCTTTGCGGGCAAATTCGATCAGCAGTCCCACACTGCCGACTTCGAATTCGGGCTTCAGCTCATATCCGTAGCCCTGGAACAAATCCGTAATGGCCATACGTGCCCGGCTGCTCCGCGAGAACAGGATAATAGGATATTGAAGCAGCTCTTCGATAGAGAGCACCTTCTGGTTCAGCTCGGCATAACGGCTTCCTGCAATGAAGCAGTCCTGCAGCTGGAGCCCTTGACGGACTTCCAGCTGCGGATCGGTGATCGGCATGCGTACTACGCCCAGATCGACGAGACCTTCTTTTAAATAGGAGATCACTTCCGGTGTCGTACCATGGATCAGATGAAGACGGATGCCCGGGTACTGCTGGTGAAAGATTTCAATGAACGGCAGCAGATAATGCTTGAACAGGGAATCACTGCCGCCAATCCGCAGCTCCCCGTTATCGAGGTTTTTGAGCTCGGCCATTTTCTTCTCGGCCTGAGTGATAAGAATATGCGATTGTTCAATATAAGAGTAGAGAGTGGCCCCCTCCGGTGTCAGTGCAACTCCCTTGGAGTTCCGAATGAAGAGGGACAGTCCTAAGCTGTCCTCCAGCTGCTTGATCGCGTGGCTGACACTCGGTTGGGTAATATATAGCGATTTAGCAGCTTGAGTCAGGCTTCCGGTCTTGGCAGCCCAGTAAAAAACCTTGTATAATTCGAAATTTATCATAGACATGGTCTATAGCTCCTGTGAAATATATTAATTACTTGTATGGGTCGTATTTGTATTATAGTGTAACCAGGAAAGATAAACCAGAGCAGAAGGAGAATGGAGATGGAGGCAACCACGTTTGTTTTGTTTGGAGCGACAGGAGATTTGGCCCGGAGAAAAATCTACCCTGCGCTGTATAATCTTTTTCTCGATCACAAGCTTAACCATTCATTCTCTGTGATTGGTCTCGGCCGGAGAGAATTAGCAGACGAAGCCTTTCAGGCGATGGTGGAGCGGTCGATCCGGGACTTTTCCCGGCGGGAAGTGAAAGATTCTGCGTCCGTGCGCAGCTTCCTGAAGTCCTTCCGATATAATGTGCTGGATGTAGGGCATACAGAGGATTATACCAAGCTCCTTCAGCGGGTTGAGCAGCAGGAGAAACGGGCGGGAGGTTCCCCGAACCGGATGTTCTATCTATCTGTTGGCCCGGAGTTTTTTGAGACCATAGCCTTCAATATTAAACAAAGCGGTCTGGGTAACGCCAAGGGCTGGAAGCGCCTGGTGATTGAGAAGCCCTTCGGACATGATCTGTTGTCTGCACAGGAACTGAATCAGAAGCTGAGCGAGGCTTTTACTGAAGATGAAATTTACCGGATCGACCATTACCTCGGCAAACCGATGGTTCAGGAGCTTGATGTGTTCCAGCAGAGTAATCCGGTGCTTCACGCACTTTGGAATAACCGTTACATCTCCAACGTGCAGATTACCGCAGGGGAAACCGTAGGTGTGGAAGAAAGAGCGGGTTATTACGATCATGTAGGAGCACTCCGGGATATGTTCCAGAATCATATGCTGCAGCTGCTAATGATGCTCGCCATCCGCTTGCCGAAGGACAGTTCTCCGGAAGAGGTGCGCTTTAAGAAGAAAGAGGTTATGGAAGCATTAGAGCCGCTGGATGAAGGGGATGTCCAGTTTAACGTGATCCGCGGGCAGTATACTGCTGGCACAATCCAGGGCAAGCCGGTACAGGGCTATCTCTCCGAGCCGGGAATTCCGGCAGGATCAACGAACGATACCTTTATTGCGGCCAGACTACAGATTGACGATCCATTCTGGAAGGATGTGCCGTTCTATATCCGGACCGGAAAGCGCATGAAGGAGAAATCGACGCGGATTGTGATCGAGTTCAAAGAGCCCCTCAAGCAGAGCTCATCGGCCGGAGAGAATGATATCCCCAATCTGCTGGTGTTTGAAATCAGCCCGAACGAAGGGCTAACCCTGCAGCTAAAGGCTAGAGATCCACAGCATAAAGGGAAGTTCAAGGCAATGCATATTGATTTCCACACCAGCTCTATTGAGGTTCCTGAGGCATACGAGAATCTGATACATGACGCTTTACATGGTGATCCGTCATTTTTTGCCCATTGGAATGAGGTTGAGCTATCCTGGAAATGGGTGCAGCCAATCCTGAATGCTTTTGAGAAAAATACCGTTCCGCTTCACACCTATGCTGCGGGTTCATTCGGACCTGCCGAATCAGCTCAGCTGCTGGCCAAGAAAGGACATCACTGGTGGCTTGATACTGCCGAAGCTGCAGACGGTGTTCAAGAAGAAGAAAACGATGTTTCTTTGCCCGATGCTTCAAATTTTTAATACTAAGTTTAGTTCAACTAAAAAATGGAGGTTATCACAATGAAATTTTTCATCGACACAGCGAATGTAGAAGACATCAAAAAAGCATACCAGATCGGCGTCCTATCCGGCGTCACAACGAATCCGTCTCTAGTAGCCAAAGAAGGCGTGAAGTTTGAAGACCGCATTGCGGAAATTCTTCAGACCGTACCTGAAGTAGAGTCCGTATCCGCCGAGGTTACTCCGGATGCCATTACTGCGGAAGAAATGATCGCACAGGCGAACGAACTGATCAAGATCAACAACTACGACAAAAACATTACCATCAAGCTCCCGATGACGCTCGCAGGTCTGGAAGCCTGCCGGTACCTGACTCAAAAAGGCGTAAAAACGAACGTAACGCTGATCTTCACCGTGAACCAGGCGCTACTCGCAGCCCGTGCCGGAGCCACTTATGTATCACCGTTCCTCGGCCGTCTGGATGATATTTCAGAGGATGGGGTTCAGCTTATTGTAAAAGTTGCCGAACTGTTCCGCATTCATAACCTTGACGCGCAGATTATCGCCGCTTCGGTCCGCCATCCGGACCATGTGACCCGTGTAGCGATGGCCGGTGCGCATATCGCCACCATTCCGTTCAGCGTAATCGAGCAAATCTCCAAGCACCCGCTGACCGATCAGGGGCTGGAGAAGTTCGCTGCCGACTGGAAGAAAGCTCCACAGGTCTAAATACAGTTAAAATAAATAACCAAGATTGATCAAGATGCTGAAGTGACGGAGGAGAAGTTTGGAACTGTAGGAGCGTTAGCGACCGCCTTTGTCTGCGGATTTCTACTGCAAACAGCAATATAAATAAAGAAATCTGCAGACAACAGCGGCCGGAAGTCCAAACATTCTCCGCAGTCATAACTACGCCACTTGATCTCATTCTTGGTCTGGTACAAATCATAGGGAGGTCTATTGACGATGGGTAAACAACAGATAGGT of the Paenibacillus pedocola genome contains:
- the nrdF gene encoding class 1b ribonucleoside-diphosphate reductase subunit beta, with the translated sequence MSAIQAVNWNRPDDDFSLMFWNQNIMQFWTDDEIPLSDDKMSWLTLSEQEKDSYMKVLGGLTLLDTIQGGVGMPQIMEHVDGLQRKAVLGFMGMMEQIHAKSYSSIFTTLASTEEIDGVFRWVEENPHLQFKAETISQYYKNIDSPKDLYLAMAASVLLESYLFYSGFFYPLYLAGQGKMTCSGEIIDLILRDESIHGVYVGVLAQEIFDGLEEDEQRDLHQTLVGLLRLLHENEERYTEQVYAPIGLVDEVKTFLRYNANKAMMNLGHDPLFDEEEINPIVQNGISTHTKQHDFFSKKGNGYIRALNVEPLKDEDFQF
- the nrdE gene encoding class 1b ribonucleoside-diphosphate reductase subunit alpha, which encodes MRHIELNNMLMKRDESGFFQLNKDLEAVVEFMREVERRSLVFADTKAKVDYMIEQDFYENFYLQYSVAEIEEVYRITHSYNFTFPSYMAASKFYTDYAVKSNDRKQYLEHYPDRVAAVALHLGRGNVETAGTLARSMMEQRLQPATPTFLNAGKSRRGELVSCFLIEMDDSLNSINYVLNTCMQLSKIGGGVAVNLSKLRSRGETIKGVEDAAKGIMPVLKLMEDGFSYADQMGQRKGSGAAYYNIFGWDVLEFLDSKKINADEKTRLKTLSIGLIIPNRFYQLAKDNEPLHVFAPYTVYKAYGTHLDDMDLDEMYDKLLADPRVKKKKAMNARDMLTKIAMIQLESGYPYIMNKSNANEAHALKNVGQIKMSNLCTEIFQLQETSEINDYGQEDTIRRDVSCNLASLNIVNVMEHGKIRESVHEGMIALTAVSDMTSVSNAPGVAKANKEMHSVGLGVMNLHGYLAKNNIAYESEQARDFARTFFMTMNYHSLEKSMEIAAETGRSFQGFEASDYATGAYFERYLTTDYRPVTPRVQELFGDMYIPSPADWEQLRDKVKENGLYHAYRLAIAPTASISYIQNATSSVMPIVEQIETRTYANSTTYYPMPYLRPDNVFFYKSAYQMDQFKVIDLIAEIQPHIDQGISTVLHVNSDVSTRELARSYLYAAHKGLKSLYYTRTKKLSVEECLTCSI
- the nrdI gene encoding class Ib ribonucleoside-diphosphate reductase assembly flavoprotein NrdI, with product MLVAYDSKTGNVKRFISKLKLPAVQIEEHMTIDEPYVLITYTTGFGQIPEKVSAFLRNNYSNLKGIAASGNKNWGELFAHSADLIADRYNVPVIGKFELSGTFGDVERIKQEVSRVAAY
- a CDS encoding pyridoxamine 5'-phosphate oxidase family protein — its product is MSTMNNNHQEAVETVRELIKGIDTAMFTTISPEGLVSRPMKTQEVEFDGDLWFLTKKDTSKFGEVLHDPRVNVVYAGKSYVSIRGTARIVQDLEKKKEFWNAGYDAFLKTSYDDPNVILIQVHAEAAEYWKSGNLAEKASYLFKRLTNQDTEESNLNQTIELK
- a CDS encoding epoxide hydrolase family protein → MTVESFQIRVPDEVLDDLKYRLKHVRWPEPLGPTGWEHGTDLSYLQSLVTYWQEQYDWREQEAKLNSFSQFRSNVDGIDVHFVHERGKGPSPLPIILTHGWPDSYLRYQKIIPMLTDPARYGGDPEDSFDVIVPSLPGFGFSSSPDYRGINNFRVSEVWAKLMTEELGYRKFAAAGGDIGSGVTRYLASNHPELLFGIHLTDIGIIKGLMNPNDQAELSEEELQYKRSAQEWISREGGYMTLQSTKPQTLAYGLSDSPVGLAGWIIEKFRAWSDCKGDLRNSFSEDELLTNIMIYWITNTIGSTAHMYYENTHSLPALGRIEVPTGIAILPADVLTPPKDWAMRNLNITRWTSLPRGGHFTAMEEPELLAEDIRAFYRHFRTGMEQK
- a CDS encoding LysR family transcriptional regulator — translated: MSMINFELYKVFYWAAKTGSLTQAAKSLYITQPSVSHAIKQLEDSLGLSLFIRNSKGVALTPEGATLYSYIEQSHILITQAEKKMAELKNLDNGELRIGGSDSLFKHYLLPFIEIFHQQYPGIRLHLIHGTTPEVISYLKEGLVDLGVVRMPITDPQLEVRQGLQLQDCFIAGSRYAELNQKVLSIEELLQYPIILFSRSSRARMAITDLFQGYGYELKPEFEVGSVGLLIEFARKGLGISFVTREFVSKELEEGSLFEIKLDVQLPPAQVGMMTMRYMPLTTAASKFIELTRRT
- the zwf gene encoding glucose-6-phosphate dehydrogenase; this encodes MEATTFVLFGATGDLARRKIYPALYNLFLDHKLNHSFSVIGLGRRELADEAFQAMVERSIRDFSRREVKDSASVRSFLKSFRYNVLDVGHTEDYTKLLQRVEQQEKRAGGSPNRMFYLSVGPEFFETIAFNIKQSGLGNAKGWKRLVIEKPFGHDLLSAQELNQKLSEAFTEDEIYRIDHYLGKPMVQELDVFQQSNPVLHALWNNRYISNVQITAGETVGVEERAGYYDHVGALRDMFQNHMLQLLMMLAIRLPKDSSPEEVRFKKKEVMEALEPLDEGDVQFNVIRGQYTAGTIQGKPVQGYLSEPGIPAGSTNDTFIAARLQIDDPFWKDVPFYIRTGKRMKEKSTRIVIEFKEPLKQSSSAGENDIPNLLVFEISPNEGLTLQLKARDPQHKGKFKAMHIDFHTSSIEVPEAYENLIHDALHGDPSFFAHWNEVELSWKWVQPILNAFEKNTVPLHTYAAGSFGPAESAQLLAKKGHHWWLDTAEAADGVQEEENDVSLPDASNF
- the fsa gene encoding fructose-6-phosphate aldolase; this translates as MKFFIDTANVEDIKKAYQIGVLSGVTTNPSLVAKEGVKFEDRIAEILQTVPEVESVSAEVTPDAITAEEMIAQANELIKINNYDKNITIKLPMTLAGLEACRYLTQKGVKTNVTLIFTVNQALLAARAGATYVSPFLGRLDDISEDGVQLIVKVAELFRIHNLDAQIIAASVRHPDHVTRVAMAGAHIATIPFSVIEQISKHPLTDQGLEKFAADWKKAPQV